GGTGAATACGGAGGGCCCATCAGCTTCCAGGGGAAGAACATTGTTGTGATGAGTACATCTGGTCCCGAAAACACTCTCATTCGAACCTTCATGGACTTCCACTGCGTGATGTTCACAGGAGGTGAGGACAGCACCGCTGTACTTGAGGGCTTTACATTAAGGAACCAGATCTCCGATGGAACAACGTCGGGAAAACAAGAAGTTGTTGATTATGGCGGTGGACTTTACATCACAAACTCTTCTCCGACAATTCGGAATAATATCATCAAGGACTGCCTTGCTAAAACCGGAGCAGGAGTATACTTAGAGAATTCATCCATGTTCATGACAGACTGTACTGTCTACAATAATAATACATGGGTATATGGTGGCGGGCTCTTCATAGGAAGCTCTGATGAGAATGACCCTCCATGTATTATTGACTGCACAATTACGAACAATGAAGCTCAGTATGGTGGTGGATTTTATATCTGGGGTGATACAGCAATGGTTATCAACAATAATATCAGCGATAATTATTCTGATCATCATGGTGGTGGTATCGGTATAGATGGTTCAAATGTACTACTATGCAGTAATTACATTTCCGAAAATGATGGCGGGGACGGAGGAGGGATTTTCATAGGAAGCGGTATACCAACACTTATCGGAAATCTTATTGTTGAGAATACTGCTGGTCACGGTGGTGGTATTTATGAAGCTTCCGGTAGTACATTACACATTGTCAATAACACAATAGCGAGTAATATAGCAAATGGCTTAGGGGGAGGAATTGCCTCCGCTTCTGATACTCTTTATATAGATAACTCCATTCTCTGGGGTAATTCAGGCTCACTTGGCTCACAGATACTAATGGCTGAAGCTCATGTTTCAATTGAATATTGCGATGTTGAGTATGGAGAGGATTCTGTTTACAATTATGCTAGTTCCACTCTATACTGGGGTCTTGGCAACATCGATATCGATCCTCAGTTTGAGACGGGGCCTCTTGGTGATTATCACCTTTCATATGGTTCTCCCTGCATAGACGCAGGTAATCCCGCCTGGGAATACAACGATCCTGAAGATCCCTTTAATCCGGGTTACGCACTCTGGCCTGCAATGGGAACTACACGCAACGACATGGGAGCCTTCGGAGGAGGAGGAGTTAATTACTGGCTTACTGTTGAGGAGGAAGAATTTTCTCCAACTGAAACAGGGCTTGTATTAAAATCCTTCCCAAATCCATTCAGCTCATCATGTACTGTGTGTTATCAACTTGATGAAGCTTCACATGTGGTTCTTTCGGTGTTCGATCTTTCGGGAAGACTGGTTGAAATCCTTGTTGATGAGGTTGTTCCCGCAGGTATGTACTCTGAATATTTTGATGGCTCAAATCTCTGCTCAGGTATGTACCTGATAAGGTTGGTAGCAGGCGAACATGCCACTTCCAGGAGATGTATCATCATCAGGGATAATTAATCAGAATATAGAATCAGTTTACTCTCCCGTATACTAGAACCAGTACAGACTTGCTGAATTTGGAATTGATTAATTGAGCCTTATATAAGGATAGCATACGAGCATTAGTCCTCATGAAGATTTCTCAGGCTCCGCTCCGTCAGCAATCGTATCCATTACGAGGAATTCAGGAACGTGTATGACGAACGCTTCTCAAAACGTTACGGCTTCTGGCGTTCCGTCACCGATGAAGTAGTGGGGAAGTATCTGCAATGTGGTGATCCTCATTTCGGCTTTGCCAGGATCAGGTGCAGAGAATGCGGCGCTGAGTATCTGAGAGCCTTTTCCTGCAAATATCGCGGTTTCCGGGATCTCCCGGGAACCTCATGCTTCTGGTTATGCTGGTTTCAGGCAATAATCGGAGGTTTATCGGGACGAATTGGCTGCCTTACGGGCAGGTCATGGGATTGTGGGAAATCCTTTGTCCTATTGATTGCAGGTGTCAATCAAATGTACAATGTCACCGGATACAAGTTCATGGATGTGACCTTGAGGATGACAATTGCCTTCTGAATCTTTCCATTAGTTTTAAGGATGTCTTTCGATAAAGAAATGTATCTTCTGGCTAAAAGCCATATACACATATTACATTGAATTTCTATATATAATATGATAATAATGCATGGATGCAAGACCTGACCCTTGACATATGACCCTTGACATATGACCCTTGACATATGGAACTGAGTTACCTGACTCGGTAGTTGATCCATCCCCCGAGCAGAATCAGCGCTGCGCCTGCAAAAACAGCCAAACTCGGTATGGAGTTGAAGAACATTGTTTGCCAGAGCATTGAAAAGATCACGCTGAGGTAGCCGTATATTGCAACCTTGCCTCCGGGAGCATATCTGTATGCTGAAGTCATGAAAAGCTGTCCCGAAGCGCCGAAGATACCAATGCATATCAGGAGAATAAGTGATCGTGAATCCGGTATTACTCCGTTTCGGATAACAGACGGCAGAAAGACCAGCGACATCAGCACTGAGAACCAGAATACTATTATCAGGGGTTTATCTGTTTTGCGCAGAGCTCTTATTGCGGTATAGGCGCTTCCCGCGAATATTGCTGAGAGAAGGGCAAGACCTGCCGGAAGAGAAATCGGAATTACACCTGGTCGAAGTATTACCACGACTCCTACAAGTCCAAGAAAAAGTGCGACGATCTGTGCTTTTCTCAATCTTTCTTTCAGGAACCACCAGGCGAAAATAAGGACAAAGAAGGGGCTCAGCCTGTTAATTGTTACAGCCTCTGCAAGAGGTAAACCTTCAACAGCAGTGAAGTACGTAAGCATTCCAGCAATTCCGAAAATCGACCTTGCTCCCAGCAGGCGGACACTTCCCGGTTTCAACGGGATTCTCCTGAACAGCAGTATGAAAAGTGTGATGACTGCCGAAATCGATGCTCTCGCGAAGAGCTTCTGTGAAACGGAAACGCCAGCTTCAGTGGGAATGGCCTTCACACATACGGGAACCAGCGAGAGAAACAGAGTAGCGATTATCATGTAGAATGCTGCTCGCATACCCGAAGTCAGGTTCATCAGGGTATTCTGATCAGTTCGTATTTCATTGAGCCCATTCCGAATGATTCCGCAATTCTGAGTTGAAGCTCACCATCAATATCAGGACGGAACGCCATGAATTTATCATCTCCAGTATCAGCTTTCCCCGCAAGTGGTGAATTCGCGGCTGATGGGGCAGAGGTGACAAGATCCAGCGAAGCCTTATCCAGCGCGACAGGATCGGTGGAAGCCAGGATGCCTATGTCATCGACAAGGGGAGGATGTGTGTCATGCATGCAGTCGCAATCCGGAACCACTGCTGTGACGAAATTCACGTACAGAACAGGATTCGCGGTTTTCGCTACAACTGACGCGTATTCAACCATTCTTCTCATGAAGACATTCATTTCCTGATTCCAGCTGACCCTGATGGCACCTTCCGGGCAACGTCCGAGGCACTCACCGCAGCCGGTGCAGGATTCGGTGTTGATAACTGCGAATGCATTGATTGTAATAGCATTTGAAGGACAGTTAGCCGAACATATCCCGCATGCGGTACAACTGTCGCTTTTGATATTCGGCTTTACTGAAGAATGCTGATACAGTTTTCCGGCTCTGGAAGCGCATCCCATTCCCAGATTCTTTATCGCTCCTCCGAATCCGGTAAGTAGATGACCTTTGAAATGGCTGATTACAATCATGGCATCAGCGCTGCAGATTATCGAGGCGAGATGAGCTGCAGATGAATCGAATTCATCCGGCATTTCAATAAGAGTTTCATTCTCCCCGCGCAGGCCGTCGGCAACGATGAACGGCGGTGTGTCCGGGGTGCCGAATCCGTGTTCCGCAGCAAGACATATATAATCCGGAGCAGACATTCGGAGGCCTGGATAAAGTACGGTAGTGTCAGTGAGGAATGTCCGGTCTGCAGGGAAATTAAGAGCGTGTATGATTTTGTTAACATTTTCCGCGCTCACATATGATGTATTTCCCGCTTCACCGGGGTGAATTTTCACAGCGACAAAGTCCGTTACTTTCAATTTTGCTGCTGTTTCCAGATTCTCAAGCAGCTTTGTGAAAGCTCCGGGAAGATCTGTCTTTGCAGCTGACAGGAAAAAAACCTGAGGCATATTAACCTCCTTTAACCGGGTTCAATCTATTCATCATCCTTGCTTGCGGAATATACGCTGTTTATAGATTAGGGTATGAAATACCTGAAATGGGTCGAGATCGAGGAGTCAGCTCCCGACTGGAATCTGCGTCAGCTGAGGGCATGTTCGGAGAACGGACAGAATTTCCCTGTCTGTGCTGTCATTAAAGCCAACGCATACGGACATGGCGTTCGGGAGATTACAAGTCTGCTTCCCTCTGCTGCGTGGTTTGCCGTGAATTCCCTTGATGAAGGGCTCGAACTCAGACATTACGGAATAGAGCGTCCCGTCCTTCTGCTGGGTTATGTGTTGCTCGATAGACTTACTGAAGCAATTGAAGCTGATCTTCGTCTTACAGTTTACAATATCGAAACGCTTAAAAAGCTTAAGAAGACAGTAAATCCGGAAAAACCCGCCCGAGTTCATATTAAGGTAGAAACCGGTACAAACAGGCAGGGAATACTACCGGAGAATTTGCCGGAATTCCTCAATAGTGCGGCTCTAATTCCAGGAATAAAGATAGAAGGTCTGTCAACGCATTTTGCCAATATTGAAGATACTCTGAATCATGAGTATGCAGAGGTGCAGCTTCACCGATTCGAAGAAGTTCTCAGGTTAATCGGAGATTCGGGCGTTCATCCTGAAGTGATTCATACTGCGTGTACAGCAGCTGCTATACTATTTCCTGAGACTCACTTCAACATGTTGAGAACTGGAATCGGATTGTACGGCTTATGGCCTTCAAGAGAAACATTCCTTTCTGCCCAGACTGCCGGAAGACAGGTACCTGATCTTAAACCTGTTCTTTCATGGAAAACGAGAATTGCTCAGATAAAGACAATTCCATCAGGAAGTTTCGTAGGGTATGGATGCACATTCAGGACAAATAGAAAGACAAGGCTTGGAGTGTTGCCTGTAGGTTACGCGGATGGTTACGACAGGGGGTGTGGAAACTCCGCTCATGTGCTGATCAGGGGGAAACGTGCTCCGCTTCTTGGAAGAGTGTGCATGAACCTGATAATGGTTGACCTTACCGATATCCCCCACTCCCGCCTGGAGGATGAGGTTGTGCTTCTCGGAAAAGATGGGGACGAGATTATCTCCGCTGAGATGATGGCCGAATGGGCAGGTACAATAAATTACGAAATCGTTACCCGTATCAGTCCGTTCATGCCCAGAGTGATAAAGAGAGGAAAAGAAAGTGTACATTGATGTGATAGGTGTTGATGGGTCAAAACAGTATGGATGCTGTCTCTGTTCGATGCTCCTTGGCGAGTCGGTCCTGCTTGATGCGGGATCAGCGTCCATGCTTTCAGGAACACAACAGGATAATGTTGAGATGGTTCTTCTTACCCATGCCCACCTCGATCATGTACTTGAACTGGGTTTCATGATTGATGCTACCGTTTCTCGCAGAGATGAACCTCTGAGGGTTATGGGAAGCAAGGCATGTCTTGATGTGGTCAAAAAACACTATATGAACGATCTGCTGTGGCCGGATTTCAGCAGAATCAAAACCTCCCGTGGTCCGGCTCTTGTCTATGAAGCGATGAAGGACAGGGAATGGTTTGAGCTTCCAGGGGGAATCAGAGCCTGGTCAGAACCGGTTTGCCATAGCGCCGGCGCCAGGGGGTTCCTGTTCCGATCAAGTACTGGTTCCATCCTGCATACAGGTGATACGGGGCCAACAGAGACTCTCTGGAAAAGAGGAGCAGAACTTGGTGATCTTTCAATGGTTATTGCGGAAGTATCATTTCCGGACAATCAGACCGATATAGCTATTGCCAGTAATCACCTTACACCAGCTCTTCTGGAGAACGAACTGAAGAAACTGAACAAGCCTGATGTGCCCGTGTATACGTTTCATCTCAAACCATGGCTGAGACATGAGATCGAGCGGGATCTTGCACGGAGATTCCGCGACAGAGTAGTGGTACTCCGCCGGGGCGACAGACTGGAATTCTGATTCAACCATCTATCTTCGGAATATCCACCCGAAAGGAACTTCTTTGATGAAAACCGGTCTTGATCGATTAAAGCGTGACATGCTTCCCGGCAGATGTATTGGACTGCTTTCCCATTATGCTGCTGTAGATTCACAGTACAGATTGTCAGTTGATGTGCTTGCCGGGATGGATGGAATAGAACTTACCGCGCTATTCGGACCTCAGCACGGGTTCTATGGTGAGACTCAGGATAACATGATCGAGTGGGACGGTTACACTCATCCTGACTACGGTATCCCGGTTCACAGCCTTTACGGGAATACCCGTGAACCCACGTCTGAAATGCTGGAGGGACTGGACTGCCTTGTAGTTGATCTTCAGGATGTCGGGGCCAGGTATTACACCTATGTATACACAATGGGATACTGCATGAGGAAATGCTCCGAACTCGGGATTCCTGTAATCGTACTCGACAGGCCTAATCCTCTTGGAAATTCGATTATTGAGGGAAAACCACTGCTGCCGGGGTACGAATCGTTTGTCGGCCTTTACCCTATTCCGGTTCGTCATGCGCTGACAATTGGAGAACTCGCAGGATTGTTTGCCCGTTTTGACGGAATTCCTGTGCCCGCAGTTATTGAAATGACCGGATGGGACGGCTGTGGAATTTCCGATGAATATGCCTGGGTTTATCCTTCACCAAACATGCCTTCACCTGATACTGCCATTGTTTATCCAGGAATGTGTCTGCTGGAAGCGACAAATCTTTCCGAGGGTAGGGGAACCACAAGACCGTTCAACGTATTCGGAGCCCCATGGATTAATGGGAAAGAACTCTGTTCCAGGCTGAATGGAACCATATGGACGGAGGGTGCAGTCCTCAGACCACATGCCTTTCTGCCCACATTCAACAAACACACTGGAGTGATGTGCTATGGCGCTGAAATCCATATTATCGACAGATCCTGTTTCAGATCATTGAGAACGGCACTGGGCATTCTTCTGGAAACTTTCAGATATTCACAGACCCGGTGGAATCCTCCGCCATACGAGTATGAATTTGAAAGAATGCCCGTAGATATTCTTACGGGAAGTTCGGAAGTGAGAGAGGCTGTGAAAGCAGGAAACAAGAGTGTTCTAATTGAATTTGCAGAGGGTGATCCTGCCGGTCACACGGAACTGACCAGAGGGGTCTTACTGTACGATAGGGGATTTCTCAGGTGAAAATCGGAATATTGTCAGACATCCACGGTAATCTTCCTGCTCTCGAAGCTTCCTGGGATCTGTTTGAGACTGAAGAAGTTGAGCAGGTTGTCTGCCTTGGTGATCTGGTTCAGTTCGGTCCTTATCCCGGAGAAGTAATTGATTTCGTGAGGCAGCACGATATGGATGTTGTTCAGGGCGACTGCGACAGGGCGGTTGCAAAAGGCAGGAGTGATATCGGAGATAATTACCCCAACATACACTGGGAGCAGCTGGCCCGGAAAACACTTCAATGGACAAAAGAAAATATCACGGATTCTCAGAGGAAGTTCCTTCGAAAGCTACCCTCTGAAATAAGGTATCAGATCGGAAGCAGGAGGATCCTGTGTGTTCATGGTCTTCCAGGAAAAATCTCCAGTGGCATTCAGGCGAACATACCGAACGAGGTTTGTGACCTTCTTTTCAAAAGAAACTCCTGTGATGTGCTTGTTCTCGGGCATACTCATGAGATGTTTCTCAAAGGGCGTGGTTCTCGGATGATAGTCAATCCAGGCAGTGTCGGCGGTGGTACAATTCCGGGCGAAGCAACTGTGGCTGTGATTGAAGTAGATGAAGAAAACACTACAACATCGGTCTGCTGGCACCGCGTTCCTTACAATATTCAGAAATACGTGACGAAGTACAAAGCGGAAGGTCTTCCGGAGATATTTCTCAGGTGTATTCTCCTTGGCAGAGATCCCAGGGGAGAATGGCATACAAAAGTATGGAGGCAGAAATGGGCAGAACAATAGTTGAGAAAATCATGTCCTCTCACAGTGGAGATGATTGCAGAGCAGGTGATGTCGCTTGGATCAAGATTGACAACAGAACAGCCAGAGATTTTGCCGGAGCGAGTGTAGTTGCAAATCTGGAGAAATACGGGGGTGATTCTCCAATTAACGATAAACAGAAGACATTTTTCACATTTGACTGTAATGTTCCAGCGAATACAATTCCCTATGCCAACAACCAGCACAGAATCAGATTGTTTGCCAGGAAGTATGATCTTGAAGTTTTCGATGTTGATGCCGGAATAGGTTCACATATAGTAATAGAAGGCAAATTCGGAAAACCTGGTACAACCACGGTCGGAACGGACAGCCACCTTAATATCATGGGTTCGGTCGGTGCGTTCGGTCAGGGAATGGGTGACGTGGATATTGCCTATGCCTTCAAGACCGGGAATGTGTGGTTCGAGGTGCCGCATACGGTGAAAGTTACTCTTGAGGGAATACCTGCGCAGGGTACAGAGGCAAAGGATGTTGCACTGGCAATGCTCCGGAGATTCAACAGCCATGAGCTTCTCGGGAAGGCCGTTGAGGTTTACGGTCCCTGGATTACGAAAGCTACACTGGAAGACTGTATCACTTTTTCAAGCCTTGCCACCGAGATGGGTGCCATTATCGGTATGATTCCACCAAATGATAACGTACTAACTTTTTTCGGTATATCAAGGGAAGAAGCAGTTTATGCAGATTCCGACGCGGAATATTCAGAAGAATACGTACTTGATATCAGCGGGCTTGAGCCCCTGATCGCAGCTCCGCCAAGCCCATCCAATGTTTCACCTGTATGTGAGCATAGTGATGTAAAAGTCGATGGTGTATTCATAGGCAGTTGCACCAACGGAACCTATCAGGATCTGAAGTATGCCTCCGAACTTCTTAAAGGGCGCAAGGTAGCTCCCGGAGTCATGCTTAAAGTTGTTCCCGCAACGAGAGAAACGTGGTCGAGATTGCTTGATGAAGGACTTCTGAAGGATATTTTCGACGCTGGGGGAATCATCAGTAACGCGGGTTGTGGAGGGTGCGCATCGGGTCAGATCGGTATGACCGGCGAGAGAGAAATTCAGGTAAGCACATCCAATCGTAACTTCAAAGGCAAGCAGGGCAGGGGAAACACTTATCTTGCCGGTATCGGAACGGCCGTTGCCTCAGCCGTGCTTGGAAGAATTGCGTCAGTGCATGAACTGAAGGAGGTGCGAACATGACTCGCGATATGATTCTCAGGGGAAGATTGTGGGTATTGAAATCCGGAGAAAACCTCTTCTGTGATATTGATACTGATATGATCTATCACAATGCTCACCTTGCTGTAACCGCAATTGAAGAAATGGGTCAGTTCGCTCTCGGCAATCTTGATGGTTACAAAGATTTTGCCGGTAAGGCTAAACCAGGCGATATCATTCTGACCGGGGACAATTTCGGCTCAGGCAGTTCCAGACAGCACGCGGTGGACTGTTTCACAGCTCTTGGAGTTCAGGCCGTAATCGCCAGATCTTTTGGAGCGATATACAAACGAAATGCGATCAACAGCGGTTTTCCGATCATTGAACTACCAGGACTTCCCGATAGTTTCTTCGAGCAGTTCGATGAAGTCGAGCTTGATCTTGAGAAGGGCGTTCTTTCGAAAGGGGAGAAGAGTTTCCGGGGAAACCCCATGAGCAAGGTTGCAAAGGATATCTACCTGGCAGGAGGGCTTTTTCAGTACGCCGAGCAGATGTGATTACAGGCAATTTTGATTTCCAATAAATCGTACATGTTTACCTGAGTCAACCTCTCTTTCCATGCAGTACTTTGCTGAATGGTCTTGACTTTTGCGCAAAGCCTTGCATAATAGTCATCATGAAACGATATCTGGAGGAAAGAATTGTCGCTGATCTGAAGAGAAAAATGGTTCTTCTTACCGGGCCCAGGCAGGTGGGGAAGACTTTTCTCTCGAAACAGATCGCTGAGAACTACTTCATGCGTTCCTGCTACCTGAACTTCGATAATGTCCTTGATGCAAGTGTAATCATTGCTCAGAACTGGCCTTTGGACATAGACCTGCTTATTCTGGACGAGATTCATAAGATGTCCGGCTGGAAGCAGTTTCTCAAAGGTGTGTACGACACGAAGCCTCTTGAGTGTGCCCTGCTTGTGACCGGTAGTTCCAGGATGGATACTTTCCGGCAGGCCGGTGAGTCCCTTGCCGGTCGTTACTTTCATCATAGACTGTGGCCTCTTTCAGTGGCAGAGCTGAAGAACACATATCAGCCAGGAGAGGCTTTCAGGCTCCTGCAAAAGTTTGGGGGCTTCCCCGAACCATTTCTCAGTGGGGATGAAACCGAAGCGAATCGCTGGCGTTCACAGTACTTCACCGATCTTATCCGGGAGGATGTTCTGGAATTCGGCAGGCTTCAGGAAATCCGGACTATGCGGGTTTTGCTGGAGCTTCTCAGGAAAAGGGTCGGCTCTCCTTTGTCCTGTACTTCCCTTGCCACAGATCTGCAGGTTGCACCCAACACAGTCAGGCGGTATGTGGATATTCTGGAGGCGCTTCACATTATTTTTCTGGTGCGGCCCCATCATGCAAACATTGCAAGAGCGATTCAAAAGATGCCGAAGATCTACTTTCATGATTCCGGTTATGTTCAGGGTGATGAAGGGATCACCGTTGAAAACACTGCTGCAATCTGCTTGAGAAAACACGCAGATTACAGATCTGACATATCAGGAGACAGGGTAGAACTATGTTACATCCGCACCAAAGAAAAACATGAAATAGATTTCACCCTGGTCTGCAATGGAGAACCCTTGGTGCTGATAGAGGTAAAAATTTCCAGCACAACAACTCCTGCAGGTCTGAAGTTGCTGGGAGAGAAACTCCCCGGAGTGAAACGAGTTCATCTTGTCAGAGACCTGCGATTGGAGCAGGATCGGGAAGGTGTTTCAATTAGAAAATTACCGGAATGGCTTGCCGATCTGGATGCCTGATTCTTTCATTGAAGGAACTGATGAATGAGAGTGGATAATAAGAATGAAATGAGGAATATCTACCTGGCAGAAGGACTTTTTCAGTACGCCGAGCAAATGTGATTACTAATATGAAGTGAAAGGGAGAATTATGCATTTTACAGTCGATCAGGAATTATGCATCGGATGCGGTGCTTGTATGGGAACATGTCCAGAAATATTCGAGGTTCTCGATGGTAAATCTGATGTCAAAATTAATCCGGTCCCCGTCGAGTATCAGGAAAACGCAATAAGCGCTGAAGACGGATGCCCTGTAGGCGCTATTTCACACGAATGAGTCGTAACTCAGTGAAATTGCTGATATTACATATATGAAGAAACACTTGATCAGAACTGTGATTTTTGATCTGGACGGTCTTCTGGCAGACACCGAGAAGCTCCATCGAAGAACATACCAGGAAACGCTTGGGGAATTCGGGATCGAACTATCCGATGAACAGTACGAAGACCACTGGATTCGCCGGGGAATGGGTATCGCTGAATTCACCTCACAGAATAATCTGTCTATCGACCCTGATCTGATTCGTTCAATAAAGACATCCAGGTATGATAATCTGGTCAGAAGTTCGGTCGATCCAATGCCGGGAGCTATCTCTCTGCTGTCCCGGCTGAAGAACAGGAGAACCCTTGGCCTTGCAACCTCCTCGTACAGGAACAGCGTCGAAATCGTTCTGAGCACTCTTGGAATTGCTGACTGCTTCTCATGTATTGCGACGAAGGAGAGTGTTTCCCGCGTGAAGCCGTTTCCGGATATCTTCCTTTATGCAGCACGGGAACTGAATACTCTCCCCGTGCATTGCCTGGTTCTGGAAGATGCTGAAAAAGGGATACTTGCCGCCGAAGCTGCGGGAATGAAAAGCATCGCTGTTCCCAATATATATACAGTGCATAATGATTTCTCGAAGGCTACCATAGTGCTGCCGACCCTGGAGGATGTGACTCTCGAACTGATCGAGGAACTCTGACAGAAGTATTTCACCAGATAATTCTGAACTGTCAATCAGTCGTACATGCTTGCCTGGTTCAACCTGAGAAGCGGGAGATCAACGATCATAAGAGAATCAAGCCCTTCAATTGAAGGCAGACCTATTCTGATAACAGGATGCTCCGGTTCTTTCAGAAGTAGAATGAAACTCTCAGGGTCAAACCAGAAGCCATTTGTCCAGAGCCAGCTGTCGGTTGAGACATCCGGCGGAATATCAAGGTTTTCCCTTACAAGCTCATGAAACACCGAATCCATCTGAATAATAGCTTCAAGATTGAGAACAGTTCCGTCGTAAAGCCATGTGCGATATGAGCTGAAAAGAGATACTCGGTCTGGATTCTTAATAAGTTTAACCTGTATCAATCCGGAGACCCATGTGGATCCTGAAACAAGAAGCTCCAGCATTCTTTCCTCTGTTGCGCCTGCGTTGACCAATGATGGAACAATATCAGCAGGTAACGGGGCTATCCAGAAAAGCGTATCCCTTGTTTCTGACCCGACCGTCAGGCATACACCCTGAACAAGGTAATGGTGCGGAATACCACCGGCAACGTACGTTGAATCCATACTGATAACAATCAGAACTGAATCTGATACAGGTTCCTCAAGAGGGGTGTTTTCAGGCATTTCAGATGATCCTTCAGGAGACTGCGTAAAAACGACCAAAAAGAATAATAGAACGCTCATCTAATTGAAAACACCTTCTTCTCTCAGGCTTAAAGTTTCGCCGTCAGCGACGATCATATGGTCGAGAAGTCTGAATCCGAGGCTTTTTCCAAGATCCCGCAGGTTTCTTGTAAGTCTGATATCCTCCTGGCTTGCACGTTTGGCTCCACCGGGATGATTGTGAACCAGAATGACACCTGTTGCTCCGGTAGCAATGACCTTCTCCAGCAGGTTTCTGGGATGTACAGCGGCCTTATCCACAGTACCGAATTCCAGAATACATTCAGTGATCAATCTATTGCTCGAATCCAGCAGAAGCGCAATAAGTCTCTCTTTTCTGAGAGTACTCATTTTTATTTCAAGATATTCTCTGACTTTCTCAGGGCTGTCAATAACCTGTGTACCTTTCTTTAACTTGAACGATTGCGTGGTGATGGAAGTTGCCAGGTTCAGGAGAACGGAAGCCGCCGGTCCTATTCCAGATACGGTCTGAAGCATCGAAGGCGGCTGGTTAAGCACGCCGCGAAGAGATCCGAATTTCTCAATAAGTGCCGCAGCTGTTTCCTTTGTGTCCTTCCTGGGGATTGCATAGGTCAGAAGGAGTTCGAGTGCATCTCTATCCGAAAACCCCCTGATTCCTGCCTGAAGAAACCTTTGCCTGAGGCGCTCTCTGTGGCCTTTCGGTGAAAGACTCATTTTTCCAGATAAACTGTTGTGGACGGGAAAGCAAAATCAAGTTCGAGACCGTATACGACCCTCATGATATTCAGATTAATTGATTCTCTCTTGTTCAGCCACACATTGTAGTCGGTTGTCAGTATGAAGTATTTCATATCGATGTCCAGCGATGAGTCACCGAAACCGGTGAAATTCACGAAGACATTGTCGTTATCGATTGACTCATCGTCCCGAAGCATCTGTCGCAGCTGTATAAG
This region of Candidatus Aegiribacteria sp. genomic DNA includes:
- a CDS encoding DUF1343 domain-containing protein, which gives rise to MKTGLDRLKRDMLPGRCIGLLSHYAAVDSQYRLSVDVLAGMDGIELTALFGPQHGFYGETQDNMIEWDGYTHPDYGIPVHSLYGNTREPTSEMLEGLDCLVVDLQDVGARYYTYVYTMGYCMRKCSELGIPVIVLDRPNPLGNSIIEGKPLLPGYESFVGLYPIPVRHALTIGELAGLFARFDGIPVPAVIEMTGWDGCGISDEYAWVYPSPNMPSPDTAIVYPGMCLLEATNLSEGRGTTRPFNVFGAPWINGKELCSRLNGTIWTEGAVLRPHAFLPTFNKHTGVMCYGAEIHIIDRSCFRSLRTALGILLETFRYSQTRWNPPPYEYEFERMPVDILTGSSEVREAVKAGNKSVLIEFAEGDPAGHTELTRGVLLYDRGFLR
- a CDS encoding metallophosphatase family protein; translation: MKIGILSDIHGNLPALEASWDLFETEEVEQVVCLGDLVQFGPYPGEVIDFVRQHDMDVVQGDCDRAVAKGRSDIGDNYPNIHWEQLARKTLQWTKENITDSQRKFLRKLPSEIRYQIGSRRILCVHGLPGKISSGIQANIPNEVCDLLFKRNSCDVLVLGHTHEMFLKGRGSRMIVNPGSVGGGTIPGEATVAVIEVDEENTTTSVCWHRVPYNIQKYVTKYKAEGLPEIFLRCILLGRDPRGEWHTKVWRQKWAEQ
- a CDS encoding 3-isopropylmalate dehydratase large subunit → MGRTIVEKIMSSHSGDDCRAGDVAWIKIDNRTARDFAGASVVANLEKYGGDSPINDKQKTFFTFDCNVPANTIPYANNQHRIRLFARKYDLEVFDVDAGIGSHIVIEGKFGKPGTTTVGTDSHLNIMGSVGAFGQGMGDVDIAYAFKTGNVWFEVPHTVKVTLEGIPAQGTEAKDVALAMLRRFNSHELLGKAVEVYGPWITKATLEDCITFSSLATEMGAIIGMIPPNDNVLTFFGISREEAVYADSDAEYSEEYVLDISGLEPLIAAPPSPSNVSPVCEHSDVKVDGVFIGSCTNGTYQDLKYASELLKGRKVAPGVMLKVVPATRETWSRLLDEGLLKDIFDAGGIISNAGCGGCASGQIGMTGEREIQVSTSNRNFKGKQGRGNTYLAGIGTAVASAVLGRIASVHELKEVRT
- a CDS encoding 3-isopropylmalate dehydratase encodes the protein MILRGRLWVLKSGENLFCDIDTDMIYHNAHLAVTAIEEMGQFALGNLDGYKDFAGKAKPGDIILTGDNFGSGSSRQHAVDCFTALGVQAVIARSFGAIYKRNAINSGFPIIELPGLPDSFFEQFDEVELDLEKGVLSKGEKSFRGNPMSKVAKDIYLAGGLFQYAEQM
- a CDS encoding ATP-binding protein; translation: MKRYLEERIVADLKRKMVLLTGPRQVGKTFLSKQIAENYFMRSCYLNFDNVLDASVIIAQNWPLDIDLLILDEIHKMSGWKQFLKGVYDTKPLECALLVTGSSRMDTFRQAGESLAGRYFHHRLWPLSVAELKNTYQPGEAFRLLQKFGGFPEPFLSGDETEANRWRSQYFTDLIREDVLEFGRLQEIRTMRVLLELLRKRVGSPLSCTSLATDLQVAPNTVRRYVDILEALHIIFLVRPHHANIARAIQKMPKIYFHDSGYVQGDEGITVENTAAICLRKHADYRSDISGDRVELCYIRTKEKHEIDFTLVCNGEPLVLIEVKISSTTTPAGLKLLGEKLPGVKRVHLVRDLRLEQDREGVSIRKLPEWLADLDA
- a CDS encoding ferredoxin — protein: MHFTVDQELCIGCGACMGTCPEIFEVLDGKSDVKINPVPVEYQENAISAEDGCPVGAISHE
- a CDS encoding HAD family phosphatase, whose translation is MIRTVIFDLDGLLADTEKLHRRTYQETLGEFGIELSDEQYEDHWIRRGMGIAEFTSQNNLSIDPDLIRSIKTSRYDNLVRSSVDPMPGAISLLSRLKNRRTLGLATSSYRNSVEIVLSTLGIADCFSCIATKESVSRVKPFPDIFLYAARELNTLPVHCLVLEDAEKGILAAEAAGMKSIAVPNIYTVHNDFSKATIVLPTLEDVTLELIEEL